The Roseateles sp. XES5 genome window below encodes:
- the dmeF gene encoding CDF family Co(II)/Ni(II) efflux transporter DmeF — MTTHSTAGLTHDHVFLGADHHRNERRVWLVIALTASMMAAEILAGTVYGSMALVADGWHMSTHAGAMLIAALAYSYARRHARDPRFTFGTGKLGDLAGFASAIVLALIALLIGWESFVRLANPVAISFEQAIAVAVAGLLVNLLSAWLLRDDHGHHHHGSAHSHAHPHDHDHDQGHGHRGHDHRTRDNNLRAAYLHVLADALTSVLAIAALLLGRSYGWLWADPAMGVVGALVIVRWSWGLIRETGGVLIDAVPEGEGLVADIRAALERGEERITDLHVWQVGPGHHAAIVSIASPQPKAPSDYKARLAHIEALSHVTVEVQPA, encoded by the coding sequence ATGACGACGCATTCCACGGCAGGCCTCACGCACGACCATGTCTTCCTCGGCGCCGATCACCATCGCAACGAGCGCCGCGTCTGGCTTGTCATCGCGCTGACGGCGAGCATGATGGCGGCGGAAATTCTCGCCGGCACTGTCTATGGTTCGATGGCGCTGGTCGCGGATGGCTGGCACATGTCCACCCATGCCGGCGCCATGCTGATCGCCGCGCTCGCCTATTCCTACGCCCGCCGCCACGCCCGGGACCCGCGCTTCACCTTCGGGACGGGCAAGCTCGGCGATCTCGCCGGTTTCGCCAGCGCCATCGTGCTGGCGCTGATTGCGCTTCTGATCGGCTGGGAAAGCTTCGTTCGGCTCGCCAACCCGGTTGCCATCAGCTTCGAACAGGCAATCGCGGTCGCCGTTGCGGGCCTTCTGGTCAACCTGTTGAGCGCCTGGCTGCTGCGCGACGATCATGGACACCATCACCATGGGTCTGCGCATTCCCATGCGCATCCGCACGACCACGACCATGACCAAGGCCACGGTCATCGCGGTCATGATCACCGCACGCGCGACAACAATCTGCGCGCCGCCTATCTGCACGTGCTGGCGGATGCCCTGACCTCCGTGCTGGCCATTGCCGCGCTTCTGCTTGGCCGCAGCTACGGCTGGCTTTGGGCGGACCCGGCCATGGGCGTCGTCGGCGCGCTGGTGATCGTGCGCTGGTCCTGGGGTCTCATCCGCGAGACGGGCGGCGTTTTGATCGATGCCGTGCCGGAAGGGGAGGGGCTGGTGGCCGATATCCGCGCGGCGCTGGAGCGCGGCGAGGAGCGCATCACCGATCTTCATGTCTGGCAGGTCGGTCCCGGTCATCATGCGGCCATCGTCTCCATTGCCTCGCCGCAGCCCAAGGCGCCGTCCGACTACAAGGCGCGCCTCGCCCATATCGAAGCCCTCTCGCATGTGACCGTCGAAGTCCAGCCGGCATGA